From Branchiostoma lanceolatum isolate klBraLanc5 chromosome 16, klBraLanc5.hap2, whole genome shotgun sequence:
GTCTGCCATCAACAAGCTTGACAAGAACGCCAGAATCGTTGGTTTAAATTGGGAGTAAGTAACGTGATAACGGTTAAGGTTATAACATGCAAGCTCATCTGTATTGGTacaaaacaacaggagctaattgattcattagcatacaaatTTGTTTTAGCTtagtattctattgaaccatctgcaattgtcttcacttcattaataTGATTATctgttcagagttttggtataagacctagttctaccagatccttctctTGTCAGTGACAAAAGataacggatgctgtctgaaaagtctgactgtttcaaaattgtatccagttgctgaGTAACTATtattggcgtatcttatcacctggatgtctaaccttcatcaacgtagtccTGTTCCGTGTTTTGCTGCTACTTATGCATATCAGCTGAATGTGAAAAATCAGGGTGATCTTGATTAGCACTGATGATATTATACTATTAATACTATTTTTCCACTTGCTTTCTTTAAATTTACATTGATTTGAATCGATGTACCAGGTGTGTCCCTTTTGTGTTGCCACTGCATTATGCACTCTTATTTTGTGTTATTCAttactgctattattatgatttatttctgattattattattcattACTGTACCTATACCAACACTCCTctgtcaagtttatgtattcaattGGTGTCCTATAAGTCCGTATGGGCTCGGCGACTTAATTGAGTCGCAGGACACGAAAAttaaatattcattcattcattctatggCAATATTCTTTAACCCGAAAGCGTGTTTGCAGCTTGACACAGAAAAGGGCAGTGAGGAAAACGTAATGCTTTAGCCAACATaacacctgcttggagattgatataTTTCTGTCCTTCTCCTCTTTTCCAGGTGTAAGACGCACCCACTTTGGCCCTTCAATGAAGACTTCTAAGCCGTCCGCTGACAGTCTCttctttcagtaccaaggacagagctcAGTACATGGACAACAGGAATCATCCAGTCTTTAACAAAGGGGACGCCCAAACGTTCATAGATTTTGGAATATTATTAAAAATTTTATGAGCAGCTGACAAGAGAAATATTAAACCTAGATGTATTCAATGTAATTATCGGTGATTTGATCCTATTTATCTCTTATCAAATGGTAAGTCATTTTATCGCGTACTTGAAATCACACAATCTTTTGTTTGCTCCATGTCTCCCGTTAAGAATGTCACAAAATGGTGTAACTGTCAGTAAATCACCTTAACTCTTTTGGGCCAAATTAGCTTGAATGTCAGTATATTTTTCTCactgattatgtaaattatgaatttatgatctATGGTGTCTTGAAATAGAGGAAGACAGTTGTATGTTCTTAAATATGCTAATCTAAAATGCCAAACAGAATCAGTGTTTTGTGGTAACATTATAGCACCAACATCTTCTATCGTGTCTCAAATAAAGTGTTACTCGTACAAATGTAACTGTATAAGAGTGTAATTTCTAATGTGTGGTTTGCTctaaggcctaagaaaaaagatagaagaagaagaactttattgcacgacaattgtacatggtacaaagtatggcaagaattcataaacgtacataacaatcgactaatACTAATATTCAACATTTTTCAGAGAACTCATCTACAACATGAGTAACAATCGATgaataatgtgcattctaatggctaTTATTAAAAACAGTATACATTGTAATggtgacgatgatagtattctgtgtcaggaaCGTGAAAtaatgtctcgtttttgcatagagttgtatataaattggcctgcataggtggatatatgaaTAGGGTATGACAAcatcatattgaatatttctCTTAACAAGAAAGAAGTGGAAAGTCTTAAAAGTTTCCGGTTGCTCATTAGTTTATGTTCTTAAagtaataacagttactgttttggTACGATTCTAGACAGCTTTTTTATTGGACGCAATCTAAAGtttttcatctgcttggagatgataaACCCTTGCGAAATTAATATGAACTGCAGCTGATCTTTGACCCATGAACTACGTTCCTGTCAAAGTTCACGCTGTTACGAAAAGGGATTCTACATTCGAGAGAAGATAGTTTGAAGTCATTGAGACGATCAGGAGCAAGAAGATTAGAATAAGGGCAGCTCTTTCATCGATGAACGGAGTTCCGTCGGGCAGCGCTGATACGAACAGTGCGTGTGAACTCCGACCCTGCACCCGGAAGTTTGGAGACAAACATTTTGGATGGCGGGATTGTATACGTGGCCGTAAATTTTACTGTCATAGATCAGTGTTCCGCCCGTTTTCCGCTTCAGAAGGTAGACAGATTGTCAGCTCGTAGAATCTGGGTGAAGTTGTATAGTCTCTTAGCCCTACCAGACTAAGTACGCCGGCTATAGGTAGGATATtcgccagggtttcatttgcaggctccgttaggctcggtctcattcatgagttttttttcgccccataggattacatgttataatacgtactttacatgggcgcgttcgtaatgaagatatagaaaatgtgccaatgagAACAGTTACCCCGGATTATGTTAAAAAGATTGataacattttcactacacacaatctctttttatagcaattacaaactgtacttggctacacccccataaagccactttccagctgcaagcGCATGACCGCACCACACACgatgcccgggctgtgtacctctgacctcgcgcgcggctgccgaactttcccagctaatttcttcagttgcaaacaagctttcatcagtttgatgcttgagatcagccgggctagctaaaaggaatTTTTTCTCAAATATAGACACACATTCATGCAGCTGTTCATTTTTTGGGacacggattcttttagggtacccactcggagtaatacaggaatgagaccttagtCTGTCATATCTCCctatatagccggcgtagttagtctggtagagactatatcaGTTACCACTGTTTTGCCATGGCAAAATCTTCACAGCTACTCAGTGCATTTCTCAAGTGGTAGTGGAGGTATTTGATATATGTTTGTTATTCCATTTCTAGTTACAAATTGAAGTTGAGAGGTGAGTAGCAGACATGGCCTGGCCCGCTGTGAAACTGTGTACTGGGGCGTCCATGCCGCTGCTGGGACTGGGAACATCGAGGGTAAGTTTGAGTTCATTACTAGTAGAGTACATAATAACATGACCCACACTTGTGACTTCGTTGTTTGCTTTTTTCCACTTTGACTGCCCCAGCCTATGTTTTGCTCTAACTAGTCCCAAGTGACGGCACGCGGCAGCTTACGGTGTGATTTTTAAACGGCTACGGGAGTCGCAAGTTAGTAAGgattggggtatatttagcatagtatacAGTAGTAGGTTTTCCAACCAAACCTTTCATGatcaaaaagaacaaaaagaattcgccaaaatcgtcatttcaaattATAATCTTAGGCTCACAGGACCCTTGATGTcttacaatcatgtacattcctgcaaagtaatattgataaacatcgaagtacaagccaaggagaacCGTTTTTCTAGAAATGggtgtggccttataactcttgatgacgtaatcatgacgtcatactaatttgcataaattatcaccttgctataaggtactacctgaaaaaaattaaggttgaggaaggtttataaaagattttttcaataacatcccaaaactcctcagtcACCCTTCAGCTGTACCTTAAAACAGTTTACTAACTATTAAcgttacaaattgaaattttccaGGCTCGACAGAATGATTGTTACCGTGCCGTGAAGACGGCTCTGGACATGGGCTATCGTCACATCGACACTGCTGAGATTTACCAGAATGAGAAGGACATCGGACGGGCTCTGCAAGAGAAGTTTGCGGCAGGACTAAAGAGGGAAGAGGTATTCGTGACCAGCAAGGTTAGAAAAAGCTTTGTTAAAGTATAGAGACCTAGCGGCCCAGAGTCTTATATTATAAATCATTTTGACGtcctggacccgtggcacgttgGCGAACTCGCTGCGACCGGGCGATTCGACAGTGAGCTCAACGAATATCATCGACCAACAAAATCtgtttacactttgtgtgttttgtgtcatACTTCAACGTGTTGCATCATATACTTTATTCCTGTCGATATTTTTCATTACTGTCATTATTGCTATTATTATGTGGTTTCCACAAaatttggtttatttatcttctgtTGGTGatatttgttattattgttgtcaatatcatcattattattgttattatcattattgttagtGTTACGATTATTATTGTTACGTTTTGGTTTGTTaaaagtctgttgttgtttttacccGGACTGGGATCACAAAGGAAATCCTGTTTCCCTCTGTCCGTTTACACCATGAcgtaataaagctgaaataaataaataaataccgTATTCCCATGATAAGATCAGTGGcagcacaaatccaatttaggtggCAGCTAGATTTCTAACGTGCCGCGTGTCCAGTGAGATGGGGCTTTTACAATAAACATCCAATCGCCGCCATGGCAGTAATTTTTATTGCCTTCCTTGTTTGCAGTTATGGATGACCAGGCACCACCCTGATGACGTCCTCCCTGCCTGTCAGAGGAGCCTAAGCGACCTGGGACTAGACTACCTGGACCTGTACCTCATGCACTTCCCTGTGGCTTATGCGGTAAAATTTTATTgttagatgtttttttttacgaatGAAAGGTCAgctgttgggggggggggagacaaAATTTAACGACCAAATGAATAATTTCAACCCTCATACTTCCACTGGCTACCCTAATAAGTCCTACAAAAAGCATGTTCTGGTGGAAgtcttctcaagaatgtctcgAACACTGAACACCTGAATTGTGAATACCTCGGTGATTGCTGATGCGGCATTGATTTAGTAGATTTTCTTTAAATTGACTTTATTTCTTAAGCTTTAAGTGTTCTTAATAGGTACTTTGCACTGTAAGGTTAGGATAGTGTAGACAAATCTAAATATGATAATGAATGCCATACGCAGTTAGATGATTGTCACAGTTACAACTGAGAACTCAGTTTGTCGTTGTTAACTAATaacatgatgttgttgtttagtaATTAcatcttgttgtttgtttcttacagAGAGGAGACAACTTTCTCCCGTGTGATGACAAGGGACAACGTGTCACACTTGACCTCCACTTCATGGAAACCTGGCAGGTcacggatgtcattcataaatcAATAAAGATCATAAAATATAGATTATCAATCATCAAACATGATCAGCTTATTATAAGTAAATGTCAACGCCTTATTCAGTTATTCATCCCTGTTCTGTGAAGTAATTTGCTGTATCTTTATTTTCTGTCTTCAGGCCATGGAGAAGCTTGTGGATGCAGGACTGGCGAAGGCCATCGGTGTGTCCAACTTCAACATCTCACAGATGGAGGAGGTTCTGACCAATGGGAGGATCAaaccagctgtcaatcaagtaAGCTCTGCCCACAATTTTACCATATAAGGCCATATCAATTCAATTTGAAGGTTCTGACCAATTGGAAGATCAAACCAGCCAGCAATCAGGTATAAGCCCattgatttaatttgttggtttcctgatttgaaaaaaaaggattctgatttgcatagcaatttttttttttgttaccaaCAGGTTGAGAGTCACCCGTATCTTGGTTGCCATCGGTTACTGGAGTACTGCACAGCCAAAGGTGTCGTCATGACGGCCTTCTGCCCAATAGCAAGGCCGGGGTAAGGTGATCTGAGATGGTATCAGGACGTTTCAGCACCTTGACAATTTGGCTCCTAGCCGTTCAGCACGATTTGGCACCAGGTCCAGGACAACTGgggttatggttagggttagaattAGGTTCACAGTTCACCAGGCAGTCTCCTCCTTCGAGAAGAACCGAAGAGCTGCCCTAGAGGAGAAGCAGTAGGAGGAAGAACCGCACCGTCACGGCACCAACCCCAGAGTCATCCTCCCCTGCAGCCGCTGTGGCCGAGTCTGCAGATGCCGAGTGGGACTCATCAGCCACCAGAGGGCGTGCATCAGACCAAACCCCTGAAATCTTCGTCAGCGAAGACAAGCCAGAGAGAGAATTAGGTGTTAGAGGTGATAGTCCTCTTGACAGGAAAATTTATGTGTAGAAAAAGGCACAGACATGTCGCAAAATCATCCTGAACGGCTTAAGGGCCCAAACTTTTGAGGTACCGAAACGTCCGTCATTCATCAGATATTGTCTACAGATTATTGTGGTGGTGTGGTGGAAACAAGGAGTACCAGTGGACTGATTACTGAATcagatatactagtacattttgcatgtctcctcaAGTACATTAATATTTGTAATCGCTTAGCAGAACGATTTACACATGTCCTCATGGCGCAAGTGGAAACGCAATACTGATACCTACATTTTGCACTCAGAGTTTCAAGTAGATTAATATTTGTAATGGTATAGCGTAACGATATACacatgacacacacacaaatgcccTTGTGGTGCAAGCGGAAACgcaaccctactgctgggccaTCTGGATCAAGTTCTGTGGATCCGTGGCCCGGAGTTCGACTCTAGCAATGCCTAGGGTCGGCCCCAGCTCGgtcatgttgtaagggattgcattcgtcatttcggatggtgacgtaaagccggcggccccatgtatgagggagttCCAGATGTAACcatcaagtgtcaaacctctgtacgtaaaagagcccaacacacttatcgagaagagtaggggtggcccggtgtgcttggctaaacacgcgagccgtagcaaagctagcctgggtgccatcctatttctaccggggctcctacattcgctaccctaaaaaagaatattttttagggtagcgaatttatgaaaaaataaaatttttagggtagcgaatgtaggagcccgggtagaaataggatggcacccaggctaaagcaaagctgcattgcacttcTAGCTAACGAAAGagcgtcatgctttgtcctcagtctgatgtTCGACGGCTTTACCTTCTATTGTCATACCATACGTAGGTTTCCGagcttgaatgttttttttttttttcattcagatCGGAGGAAGCAGAGCAGTATGGAGTAGCCTCCCTGTTGGAAGACCCGGTGATAACGGAGATCAGTAAGAAACATGGGAAAACACCCGCACAGGTAACTTGTATTTCTGTAAATTtatctctctctccaattttatgtcttttgttcccgatcatatgggggttggacgtgcttgcaattggatgggggagccccaggactcctcatcaagtgcaagtcttttttgtagcaagagtttttacggctggatgcccttcctaacgccaacccaaaccctactgttgggcttaggacatgggaaatatgtgttaagtgcctttcccaactttcccaagggcacaacgtctgggtgcatgtccggacatgtctgggtactccactggggattgaacctgggtctcattggttcatagccggatgctctgccactatgtcACACAGACGCCACATTCTGTTTTAATATGCAGGTTTTGGAACAACTGAGCATATTGTTTGTTCCTTCATTCTGAGCATATCATttgtccattcattcattcattctcaaTTATATGCAGGTTTCAGAGCAACTGAGCATATtgttcatccattcattcattcattcattcattccatccCTCCTACAGGTGTGCCTTAAGTGGCAGATCCAGAGGAATGTGGTGGTGATTCCTAAGAGCGTCACTCCTGCAAGGATCAAGGAGAACTCACAGGTGAGCTGCAATAGGTGTAGATATTCAgcttttaaaaattcaaatccttcccgcaccagattTTCTCGCACATGTTCTCAGTTTCATGTGCTTTCTTAGTGTTTTCTGTAGTATGTGACTTAGCTACACTTAAATGTAGTAAAGAGTTGAGGTTATTGTGTATTGAGATgccctttagcccctctagggggctaatcttccagagctcataaacactacatatacatcacaaaaatacatacatacacatataattacatatttacacaCAGGTACAAGCAGGTAGcattaaagaaaagaaaaggattGATTTGAGGTCTTTTTTCAGTTTATATTGTCATCCAAAAAACTAGTATTAATGCACAGAATATTGTATATGCAAATAGTTCATTCATCTCCCTTCTTTTCTCTCTGTTTGGCAGCTTTTTGACTTCGAGTTGAGTGAAGATGACATGTCGGCCATCAACAAACTGGACAAGAACGCCAGACTTATTTGGGTTTGGGCGTAAGTATATTTACATGAAGCAGAAAAGAGAAGTTTCATATGATCATAATAGCATAATGACATGAAAGTTGAATTAAGGCATGGTTGCTGAATACCGGCAaactgtgtaacgttacattcgtCTGCACATGTTTCAAGACGAGAGAAGACGCATGTGAACTATAGGTAGAGGTAAAACATAGCATAGTTTCACTATATTACTCTCTTGTATCTAACTTACTGCATTTAGCATGactatgcaataaacttcattgtcattatttCATATCAGATGGATTTGAAAAATTCAGGGTGATCTTTATTTAATAGCACTAATGATGTCGATACTATATGGCAATATTTTTTCACCGGAAGGTATGCTTGTAGTTAGTTTGACACAAAAAAGGGCAGTGAGAAAACGTAATGATCTAGCCTccataacatctgcttggagattgatataTTTCTGTCCTTCTCCTCTTTTCCAGGTGTAAGACCCACCCGCTCTGGCCCTTTAAAGAAGAGTTCTAAGCTGTCCGGtggctagtgctgcgtacctaaacgtaacgccaggtacaggtaccggtgcAGAGATTTAGGTACccgtacctgaacaatttgaaaaatttacatgtgtttttctgaacttcttcaataatgacagaaacataaataaactgtgtACAACTTgccagtatctttattcaaagaacattctaggtttcctaccaccaAACTCTCTTGGCCTTGCTACTAAAACTCccagcctgcctgaatgatctattGTTAGTTGCGCTGTTCCAAGCTgttcactttggtcacgtttggtgttgcatgaggttattaggttaggagatcagtcacaaaataagcacatgtcGGTGTTAAtgtatatcggtacagtaccggtacttcataattcggtattttggacctgcacctaatcaatttttacggtacagtaccggtacgcagcactaccgcTGACAGTCTCtgctttcagtaccaaggacagagctcAGTACATGGACAACATGAACCATCCAGTCTTTTACAAAGGGGATGCCCAAACGTTTATAGATTTTGGAGTATTGTTAAAAATTGTATGAGCAGCTGACAAGAGAAATATTAAACCTAGATGTATTTAATGTAATTATCGGTGATTTGCTCCAATTTATCTTTTATCAAATGGTAAATCATTTTATCGCGTACTTCACATCACACAATCTATTGTTTGCTCCATGTCTCCCGTTAAGAACGTCATAAAATTATGTAACTGTCAGTAGATTAGcttaattctttttttatcagCTTCATTGTCAGGATGTATTTCTCAATGATTAtgtcaattatgaaaattatgatGTATGGCGTCTTGAAATAGAGGAAGAAAGTTATATGATCTTAAAGATGCAAAAAATGGCAAACAGAATCAGTGTTAGGTGGTTATTGCACCAACATCTTCTATTGTGTCTCAAATATAGTGTTACccctacaaatgtaactgtATATGAATGTGATTTCTAATGTGTGGTTTACtgtaaggcctaagaaaaaaacgTGTTTCCGTTTGCTCATTTGTTTTATGTCCTTAAAGTAATAATAGTTACTGTTTTGGTACGATTTTAAATAGCTTTTTTTGTTGGACGCAATCTAACGTTGTTCATCAGGCTGCTTGGACTTGATAAACTCTTGCGGTAGTCATATGAACTGCAGCTGATCTTTGACCTATGAACTACGTTCCTGTAAAAGTTCACGCTTTTACGAAAAGGGATTCTGCATTTGAAAGTAGATAGTTTGAAGTAATTTTCTCTCTCCAAGTTGATAAATCCTCTACTAAATTCCCGTTAATCTTTGATTCTCTTTCTGAATGCACTATTTTGTATCCGAGCGACCGTGACCTCGGCTTGCGGATGGATATTGCGTTCTTCGCTGTTACTTCAGAAAACCCTTCGCAACTTCCGTAAACTACCCAAAGGGGTCCATATGTACACGTCCATGTCCAGCGGTCACTTCCAGCATTCAAACCAAGGTCAGGGGTCCTCAGTTGTGTTCCAGACTTAGTCGGTAAGCTAACCATGCTATATATGGTATGGAACATGTGTGCTCGGCTGTGAAACCGTTATGTTCTGGGGTGACCCTCGATTGACCCCAACAGTGCGAGTCCATAATAGGCttatccccaagcagatgttaaggaTGGAAGCTCTCAAGATCGTAACTTTGGACTACCCTGACAGTCACCCAACCTCGCACAAAGAAGCCAGGGAGTCAGAATAAGTTAAGATCTGCcaatcaaacatctgctttgagactaGACACGGTTGCCTCTACATTAGTCCACGGGAAACTGGGCTTCCTCCATGGGTTGTTCCATTCACAAAAGTTTTGTAGGGGGGTTAATGAACACTTT
This genomic window contains:
- the LOC136421351 gene encoding aldo-keto reductase family 1 member A1-A-like — encoded protein: MAWPAVKLCTGASMPLLGLGTSRARQNDCYRAVKTALDMGYRHIDTAEIYQNEKDIGRALQEKFAAGLKREEVFVTSKLWMTRHHPDDVLPACQRSLSDLGLDYLDLYLMHFPVAYARGDNFLPCDDKGQRVTLDLHFMETWQAMEKLVDAGLAKAIGVSNFNISQMEEVLTNGRIKPAVNQVESHPYLGCHRLLEYCTAKGVVMTAFCPIARPGSEEAEQYGVASLLEDPVITEISKKHGKTPAQVCLKWQIQRNVVVIPKSVTPARIKENSQLFDFELSEDDMSAINKLDKNARLIWVWA